One stretch of Streptococcus australis DNA includes these proteins:
- the pepC gene encoding aminopeptidase C — translation MNAIQESFTDQLFANYEANVKYQAIENAASHNGIFAALERRQSHVDNTPVFSLDLTKDKVTNQKASGRCWMFAALNTFRHKLISQYKLENFELSQAHTFFWDKYEKSNWFLEQVIATADQDLTSRKVSFLLQTPQQDGGQWDMVVSLFEKYGVVPKSVYPESISSSNSRELNAILNKLLRQDAQILRDLLASGADQATVQAKKEDLLQEIFNFLAMSLGLPPRKFDFAYRDKDNNYQSEKGITPQEFYKKYVNLPLEDYVSVINAPTADKPYGKSYTVEMLGNVVGSRAVRYINVPMERLKELAIAQMQTGETVWFGSDVGQLSNRKAGILATDVYDFESSMDIKLTQDKAGRLDYSESLMTHAMVLTGVDLDENGKSIKWKVENSWGDKVGTDGYFVASDAWMDEYTYQIVVRKELLTAEEQAAYEAEPIVLAPWDPMGALAE, via the coding sequence ATGAACGCGATTCAAGAATCATTTACGGATCAATTATTTGCCAACTATGAAGCAAATGTAAAATACCAAGCTATCGAAAACGCTGCAAGCCACAACGGAATTTTTGCAGCCCTAGAACGTCGTCAGAGCCATGTGGATAACACACCTGTTTTCTCGCTTGATTTGACCAAGGACAAGGTGACCAATCAGAAAGCATCTGGTCGTTGCTGGATGTTTGCGGCTCTCAACACTTTCCGCCACAAACTCATCTCGCAATACAAACTAGAAAACTTTGAGTTGTCACAAGCCCACACCTTCTTCTGGGATAAGTATGAAAAATCTAACTGGTTCTTGGAGCAAGTCATTGCGACTGCAGACCAAGACTTAACTAGCCGCAAGGTTAGTTTCCTACTCCAAACTCCACAACAAGATGGCGGTCAGTGGGATATGGTAGTGTCCCTCTTTGAGAAATACGGTGTCGTTCCTAAGTCTGTTTATCCTGAGTCTATCTCATCTAGCAATAGCCGTGAACTCAATGCTATCCTCAACAAATTGCTTCGCCAGGATGCCCAAATTTTGCGTGATTTGTTGGCTTCTGGGGCTGACCAAGCGACTGTTCAAGCCAAGAAAGAAGACCTCTTGCAGGAAATCTTTAACTTTCTTGCCATGTCATTAGGGCTTCCGCCACGTAAATTTGACTTTGCTTATCGCGATAAGGATAACAACTATCAAAGCGAAAAGGGTATCACACCACAAGAGTTTTACAAGAAATATGTCAATCTGCCTCTAGAAGATTATGTTTCTGTGATCAATGCTCCAACTGCTGACAAGCCTTATGGCAAATCTTACACAGTTGAGATGTTGGGAAATGTCGTTGGTAGCCGTGCGGTTCGTTATATCAACGTTCCAATGGAGCGCTTGAAAGAATTGGCGATTGCCCAAATGCAAACAGGAGAGACTGTTTGGTTTGGTTCAGATGTCGGTCAGCTCAGCAACCGTAAAGCTGGAATCCTTGCGACAGATGTTTATGACTTTGAATCAAGCATGGACATTAAACTGACTCAAGACAAGGCTGGACGTTTGGACTACAGCGAAAGCTTGATGACCCACGCCATGGTCTTGACAGGTGTGGACCTGGACGAAAACGGCAAATCAATCAAGTGGAAGGTTGAAAATTCATGGGGAGACAAGGTCGGTACAGATGGTTACTTTGTTGCCTCAGACGCTTGGATGGACGAATACACCTACCAAATCGTTGTTCGCAAAGAACTGCTGACAGCAGAAGAACAAGCTGCCTATGAAGCAGAACCAATCGTGCTCGCACCATGGGATCCAATGGGAGCCTTGGCAGAATAA
- a CDS encoding pseudouridine synthase, which yields MRLDKFLVACAVGSRTEVKNLLKAGRVTVNGKKEKSAKLQINEEIDEIRFDGQVLEYEEFVYYMMNKPQGVISATEDPKHRTVLDLLDDYGRAKEVFPVGRLDIDTHGLLLLTNDGKLAHTLLSPKRHVDKTYLAQVKGIMTQEDVGTFGKGIPLKDFTCQPAKLEILSVDSDKGESQVRVTIAEGKFHQVKRMVAYCGKEVVDLQRLTMGTLVLDENLKRGEWRRLTKKELEVLLASVA from the coding sequence ATGAGATTAGATAAATTTTTAGTTGCCTGCGCTGTAGGGAGTCGAACTGAGGTCAAAAATTTGCTTAAAGCTGGGCGCGTGACGGTAAATGGTAAAAAAGAAAAGTCAGCTAAACTGCAGATCAATGAAGAGATAGATGAGATTCGTTTTGACGGTCAAGTGCTGGAGTATGAAGAGTTTGTCTACTACATGATGAACAAGCCCCAAGGAGTCATTTCGGCGACTGAGGATCCCAAGCATAGAACGGTTCTGGACTTGTTGGACGACTATGGACGTGCCAAAGAAGTCTTTCCTGTAGGGCGTTTGGATATCGATACGCATGGACTCTTACTCTTGACAAATGATGGAAAGCTGGCCCATACCCTTCTTTCACCTAAACGTCATGTGGACAAGACATATCTGGCTCAGGTCAAGGGAATCATGACCCAAGAAGATGTGGGAACATTTGGCAAGGGTATTCCACTTAAGGACTTTACCTGCCAGCCGGCCAAACTGGAGATTTTGTCAGTGGATTCAGATAAGGGTGAGAGCCAGGTTCGTGTGACCATAGCAGAAGGGAAATTCCATCAAGTCAAACGCATGGTGGCCTACTGTGGTAAGGAAGTAGTGGACCTACAACGTTTGACTATGGGGACTCTAGTTTTGGATGAGAATCTAAAACGAGGAGAATGGCGTCGCTTGACCAAGAAGGAGTTAGAAGTTCTCCTTGCTAGCGTTGCTTAA
- a CDS encoding recombinase family protein, whose translation MTNHHKNKLENIKTMTIGYARVSSTDNRQELGLSVQKEALSFCDKLYIEKDSGGNQERPQLDKALKLAKKYAQQGIKTNFVVYKLDRLTRKMLHLSAIIEDLTKNNIRLQSIHENIETDSLTGKFFCLMLGYVAEWELQAISERTKDGLRKAKERGVKLGNKGLSKDTEKQIIEQYLQKENSVRNIANQLEISTATIYNVLKRNGIQINRRNHL comes from the coding sequence TTGACAAACCATCACAAGAACAAATTAGAAAACATCAAAACCATGACTATCGGCTATGCTCGCGTTAGCTCAACAGATAATCGGCAAGAATTGGGGCTGTCTGTTCAAAAAGAGGCGCTCAGCTTTTGCGACAAGCTCTATATTGAAAAAGATTCTGGTGGCAATCAAGAACGCCCTCAACTTGATAAGGCTTTGAAACTTGCGAAAAAATACGCTCAACAAGGCATTAAAACAAATTTTGTCGTATACAAATTAGATAGACTTACGAGAAAGATGCTTCACCTCTCTGCTATTATTGAAGATTTAACCAAGAATAACATTCGTCTACAATCTATTCATGAGAATATTGAGACAGATTCTTTAACTGGAAAGTTCTTTTGTTTGATGTTAGGTTATGTGGCAGAATGGGAGCTCCAAGCTATTTCTGAACGCACTAAAGATGGACTCCGTAAAGCTAAAGAGCGAGGTGTAAAACTAGGAAATAAAGGGTTGTCTAAAGATACCGAAAAACAAATAATTGAGCAATACCTACAAAAAGAAAATTCTGTTCGAAATATAGCCAATCAACTGGAAATTTCCACCGCAACCATTTATAATGTGCTAAAGCGCAATGGTATTCAAATAAATAGAAGAAATCACCTATAA
- a CDS encoding AAA family ATPase yields the protein MDAFIKEIRIKPIPKGKYYSEIPSINSIDSLNLSSPITFFMGENGSGKSTLLEGIAVSLGFNPEGGTVNFNFATKETHSNLSEYIQIVRGAKRPRDGFFLRAESFYNVATYLEDIYSREIAMGYKLDSYGGIPHERSHGQAFLGLVLNKFKPNGLYILDEPEAALSPQNQLAFMAKIYELTQSGAQFIIATHSPIITALPNSKIYNFNESIQEIDYHDSESYQITKLTLENPELILRNLLKK from the coding sequence ATGGATGCTTTTATCAAAGAAATAAGGATAAAACCTATACCTAAAGGTAAATACTACTCTGAAATTCCATCAATAAATTCCATTGATTCTTTAAATTTGTCTTCTCCCATTACCTTTTTTATGGGCGAAAATGGGAGTGGTAAATCAACTTTACTTGAAGGTATTGCGGTTTCTTTAGGATTTAACCCTGAGGGTGGAACTGTTAATTTTAATTTTGCAACTAAAGAAACTCATTCAAACCTTAGCGAATATATTCAGATTGTTAGAGGAGCTAAGCGACCACGGGATGGATTTTTCTTGAGGGCTGAAAGTTTTTATAATGTAGCTACTTATCTGGAAGATATATACAGTAGAGAGATTGCTATGGGCTATAAATTAGATTCTTACGGCGGAATCCCTCACGAACGCTCGCACGGTCAGGCATTCTTAGGTCTGGTTTTAAATAAATTTAAACCTAATGGATTATATATCTTAGATGAACCAGAAGCTGCTCTTTCGCCACAAAATCAATTAGCCTTTATGGCAAAGATATATGAACTAACGCAAAGCGGAGCTCAATTCATCATAGCTACTCATTCCCCTATTATTACAGCTTTACCAAATTCAAAAATATACAATTTTAATGAATCTATTCAAGAAATTGATTATCACGATTCAGAAAGCTATCAAATTACAAAACTTACTTTAGAAAATCCTGAACTTATATTGCGAAATCTTTTGAAGAAATAA
- a CDS encoding type IV secretory system conjugative DNA transfer family protein has protein sequence MKRKFEALSWSEFNWMRPFEIDDVKSMLGQLVGLSRRKAVIFEIRLSKNRVRYLLGTEEQDKRHISQLIQSHRAIQFSRASKREKLLSVARLVNIKESHYALKIDSAENMIRSSLAISKILQQDETVVVQLVIGAGSPPRPQPKDLPNLSAKWYQLITNNVPELSENSKKLMKQKLNQSTFKCEIRLGVQSRSILRTKEFLTSLLSSFRMMESNATIELKPLAIQKLNQAQPSWTYPYSLGVSDLACFLLLPIGEENITGVPNVHPKLVAPPLGYNVNRKIQRSLAQTVESQSRPIQISAQAGKKHTVFLGSTGCGKTTSMSHLILSDIQSKSHSMVVVDAKGQLTHELLERTSTEHDEDIVVISPIAKRVVGVNPFELTKYGIEPEVIADYLLELFKGLYPEHFGIYSLDILSHSFLTLARIPNTSLVMLPSLLTNQSFRNKLLRELKDPIGLESFWNWFELLSEAQRHQMLNPILNKFRQFLLRPQLRAMLGQTNPNFSLVEIFKSRKIVLIPLNKAIIGSESAKLIGSLITSMLWMLILRQSSVEPSKRQSVFIYIDETPSFLGIPNANLDEALSQSRQFNVGWNIGFQHLAQMSPQLKAGIESNVANKIVFGLNLDEAREMAKYTLEIDKEDFYSLPPFWAYIRTEVSPNAYRWIIGKTYPPKPKIRDSRVPFLNSLSRYGQDISEIESQFENCIFDKSTLKNENSNQKLTDLGRKKRSNRSSNRVDEENPSTPDK, from the coding sequence ATGAAAAGAAAATTCGAAGCACTATCTTGGAGTGAATTCAACTGGATGCGCCCGTTTGAGATAGATGATGTGAAATCTATGTTGGGTCAACTGGTGGGACTAAGTCGGCGCAAAGCAGTTATCTTTGAAATTCGATTATCTAAGAATCGCGTGCGCTATCTGCTAGGAACGGAAGAACAGGACAAACGACATATAAGCCAACTAATTCAATCGCACCGAGCTATTCAGTTTTCAAGGGCCTCAAAGCGTGAAAAACTACTTTCGGTTGCACGGTTAGTGAATATCAAAGAATCTCACTATGCTTTAAAAATAGACTCTGCAGAAAATATGATACGTTCAAGTCTTGCAATTTCAAAAATACTTCAGCAAGATGAGACAGTGGTTGTTCAGTTGGTTATTGGTGCAGGCTCACCACCTCGCCCGCAGCCAAAAGATTTGCCGAATTTATCTGCTAAATGGTATCAATTGATTACAAATAATGTTCCTGAGCTTTCCGAAAATTCCAAAAAGCTGATGAAACAAAAATTAAATCAATCTACTTTTAAGTGTGAAATTCGTCTTGGTGTCCAATCTCGCAGTATTTTGCGAACAAAGGAATTTCTTACTAGCCTGCTTAGTAGTTTTCGCATGATGGAATCAAATGCAACAATTGAATTAAAACCATTAGCTATCCAAAAACTCAATCAAGCGCAACCTTCTTGGACTTATCCCTATAGTTTGGGAGTTTCAGACCTCGCTTGTTTTCTACTTCTGCCAATTGGTGAAGAAAATATTACAGGTGTGCCAAATGTTCACCCTAAATTAGTAGCGCCACCTTTGGGCTACAATGTTAATCGAAAAATTCAGCGAAGTTTGGCACAAACGGTTGAAAGTCAATCAAGACCAATTCAAATTTCAGCTCAAGCTGGCAAAAAGCACACCGTTTTTCTCGGCTCAACTGGCTGCGGCAAAACCACTTCTATGAGTCATTTGATTTTATCAGATATACAGTCGAAAAGTCACAGCATGGTTGTAGTTGATGCAAAGGGTCAACTAACTCATGAACTATTAGAGCGCACATCAACTGAACACGATGAAGATATAGTAGTCATCTCACCAATCGCCAAACGAGTTGTTGGTGTCAATCCTTTTGAACTAACTAAATATGGTATTGAACCCGAAGTTATCGCAGACTATCTGTTGGAGCTATTTAAAGGACTTTATCCTGAACATTTTGGAATTTACTCACTGGATATTCTATCACATAGTTTTCTAACACTTGCTAGAATTCCAAACACTTCTTTAGTCATGTTACCGAGTTTACTCACTAACCAGTCCTTTCGAAACAAACTATTAAGAGAGTTAAAAGACCCAATTGGGCTGGAAAGTTTCTGGAACTGGTTTGAACTGCTTAGTGAAGCCCAACGTCATCAGATGTTAAACCCCATTTTGAATAAATTCCGCCAGTTTTTGCTTCGACCGCAACTTCGGGCAATGTTGGGACAAACTAATCCAAATTTCAGTCTTGTGGAAATCTTCAAAAGTCGAAAAATCGTATTGATTCCACTAAATAAAGCGATAATTGGTTCAGAATCTGCCAAACTTATCGGTAGCCTAATCACTTCAATGCTATGGATGTTAATTTTGCGCCAGTCTTCGGTTGAGCCAAGCAAACGCCAATCGGTCTTTATCTATATTGATGAAACACCGAGTTTCCTAGGAATCCCTAACGCTAACTTAGACGAAGCACTTTCGCAATCTCGCCAATTTAATGTTGGCTGGAATATTGGCTTCCAACACCTCGCCCAGATGTCGCCTCAGCTAAAAGCTGGAATTGAATCTAATGTTGCGAATAAAATCGTTTTTGGCTTGAATCTTGATGAAGCCCGCGAAATGGCAAAATATACTCTGGAGATTGATAAAGAAGATTTTTACAGCTTGCCCCCATTTTGGGCATATATCAGGACAGAAGTTTCACCCAATGCTTATCGATGGATTATTGGTAAAACCTACCCACCTAAACCAAAAATTAGAGATAGTCGTGTGCCATTTTTGAATAGCTTGAGCCGATACGGACAAGATATTTCAGAAATTGAAAGCCAATTCGAAAACTGTATTTTTGACAAATCTACTTTGAAAAATGAAAATTCTAACCAGAAATTAACAGATTTAGGGCGAAAGAAGCGTTCCAATCGCTCTTCGAATCGTGTTGATGAAGAAAATCCGTCCACCCCTGACAAATAA
- a CDS encoding replication-relaxation family protein translates to MKWNYKTDNDTQILYFLSQARFATTNQLARLFFASSVRTETAIRRANFALQSLKKAGLVSHLKRRVGGARRGSASYVWQITFQGLKFLKNQDETVVLRYKNKYEPTQHHVEHTLAIIEIFVETLEAVRNSEKLSLETFSFEPNSWRSYQKLSGVGMTLKPDAYLELVNHDYEDHYFLEIDRSTESLARIANTCKKYIEYYRSGIEQRQKEVFPYVLWVVPDDKRKLTISKVIQKELYNFWELFTVITLDEYSDYIKGGIANESKESR, encoded by the coding sequence ATGAAATGGAATTACAAAACAGATAACGACACGCAAATTCTTTACTTTTTGAGCCAAGCAAGATTTGCGACAACTAACCAACTAGCCAGACTCTTTTTTGCCAGTAGCGTGAGAACTGAAACCGCCATTCGCCGTGCTAATTTTGCACTACAAAGTCTGAAGAAAGCTGGATTGGTTTCACACTTGAAACGGCGAGTCGGTGGCGCACGCCGCGGTTCAGCTTCTTATGTTTGGCAAATTACTTTTCAGGGACTAAAATTTCTTAAAAACCAAGATGAAACAGTTGTTTTGCGCTATAAAAATAAATACGAGCCAACTCAACATCATGTTGAACATACTTTAGCAATTATAGAAATCTTTGTTGAGACACTAGAGGCTGTTCGAAATTCAGAAAAACTGTCGCTTGAAACTTTTTCCTTTGAGCCAAACTCTTGGCGAAGCTACCAAAAACTTTCTGGTGTTGGAATGACTTTGAAACCAGACGCTTATTTAGAGCTAGTCAATCACGATTACGAAGACCATTATTTTCTGGAAATAGACCGAAGCACGGAAAGTCTTGCGCGTATTGCAAATACTTGTAAGAAATATATTGAATATTATCGCTCAGGTATTGAACAGCGCCAAAAGGAAGTTTTTCCCTATGTTTTGTGGGTTGTGCCAGATGACAAGCGCAAACTCACTATCTCGAAAGTGATTCAAAAAGAACTATATAACTTTTGGGAACTATTCACCGTGATTACTTTGGACGAATATTCAGATTATATCAAGGGAGGAATAGCTAATGAATCAAAAGAATCAAGATAG